A single region of the Bacillota bacterium genome encodes:
- a CDS encoding class I SAM-dependent rRNA methyltransferase has protein sequence MADVVLAHGREGRTARGHLWVYDTQIDRVEGEAQPGDIVDVVTASGRLIGRGYYNPHSRIRVRLLTLEDEPVDREFFARRLDEALALRRRFYPLAQGVRLVYSEGDRLPGLIVDRFADVAVVQFLTLGMDVRRKMWLELLIERLEPRAIVERSDVPSRQLEGLEPRRQVLFGSVLGPVTFEENGLLFQAEVLEGQKTGFFLDQRENRQALKPLVVGARVLDAFCYTGSFALFARAFGASRVVAIEQSHIALELARRQAVANRLDGIEWVEANAFDELHRLDQQHERFDVIILDPPAFARTRRSLDAALRGYKEINLRAWKMLEPGGFLVTCSCSQHVAPDQFFGVVADAADDARRQWRLIESRTQAYDHPIVPSVPETLYLKCLVAQAL, from the coding sequence ATGGCTGACGTCGTGCTGGCCCATGGCCGGGAAGGCCGGACGGCGCGAGGGCACCTGTGGGTGTACGACACCCAGATCGACCGCGTCGAGGGGGAAGCCCAACCGGGCGACATTGTCGACGTGGTGACCGCGTCCGGGCGGCTCATCGGCCGGGGCTACTACAACCCCCATTCCCGCATCCGCGTGCGCCTCCTGACGCTGGAGGACGAGCCCGTCGACCGGGAGTTCTTTGCCCGCAGGCTGGACGAGGCCCTGGCGCTACGGCGCCGCTTTTACCCGCTGGCCCAAGGGGTCCGGCTGGTCTACTCGGAGGGCGACCGGCTGCCGGGGCTCATCGTGGACCGGTTCGCCGACGTGGCGGTGGTGCAGTTCCTCACGCTGGGGATGGACGTGCGGCGTAAGATGTGGCTGGAGCTTCTCATCGAGCGCCTCGAGCCCCGCGCCATCGTCGAGCGCAGCGACGTCCCGAGCCGGCAGCTCGAAGGGCTGGAGCCCCGGAGGCAGGTGCTGTTCGGATCGGTTCTGGGGCCGGTCACGTTTGAAGAGAACGGGCTACTGTTCCAGGCCGAGGTGCTGGAGGGCCAGAAGACGGGCTTCTTCCTCGACCAGCGGGAGAACCGCCAGGCCCTCAAGCCGCTCGTCGTCGGGGCGCGAGTGTTGGACGCGTTTTGCTATACCGGGAGCTTCGCGCTGTTCGCCCGGGCATTCGGCGCATCCCGCGTCGTGGCCATCGAGCAGAGCCATATCGCGCTGGAGCTTGCGCGCCGCCAGGCCGTTGCCAACCGCCTGGACGGCATCGAGTGGGTGGAAGCCAACGCTTTCGACGAGCTACACAGGCTTGATCAGCAGCACGAGCGCTTTGACGTGATTATCCTGGATCCGCCGGCGTTCGCCCGGACGCGGCGGAGCCTGGATGCGGCGCTGAGGGGGTATAAGGAGATCAACCTGCGGGCATGGAAAATGCTGGAGCCCGGCGGCTTTCTGGTGACCTGCTCGTGCTCGCAGCACGTGGCGCCGGACCAGTTCTTCGGGGTGGTGGCCGACGCCGCCGACGACGCCAGGCGACAGTGGCGCCTGATCGAGAGCCGCACCCAGGCGTACGACCATCCCATCGTGCCGTCGGTTCCCGAGACGCTTTACCTCAAGTGCCTGGTGGCGCAGGCGCTTTAG